A DNA window from Robbsia sp. KACC 23696 contains the following coding sequences:
- a CDS encoding DHA2 family efflux MFS transporter permease subunit → MSASPPASPPAGAGAPPVAPAAPTPFTGGKLVLATIAVALATFMNVLDSSIANVAIPTISGNLGVSVDEGTWVVTVFAAANAVSIPLTGWLTQRLGQVKLFVSSIILFVISSWLCGLAPNLPVLLAARVLQGAVAGPLIPMSQAILLSSYPKEKSSMALALWGMTAVVGPIAGPSLGGWITDSYSWSWIFYINIPVGIFSAGVTWALYRKRDTPTRKVPIDLVGLGLLIAWVASLQVMLDKGKDLDWFSSPVICALAVCAAIGFAFFVVWELTDKNPVVDLRLFAGRNFFGGTAAVGVAYGLFFGNLVLLPQWMQQYLNYRSVDAGLVTAPLGIFALIMSPIIGKILPKMDARILATAAFAGFAVVFFMRSNYVLEIDTYHLVLPTLLQGIPMAMFFIPLTAITLSGLPPSKIPAAAGLTNFVRVFCGAVGTSLAGNEWTNRIALHHERLTEQANIYNPTFQQSLQQSQQVLHINEAQARGLFDFNLSAQAAMMGLNDIFFISAIIFLLIIPLIWITKRNRPAGGGGSGGGSTASDAAAAAH, encoded by the coding sequence ATGAGCGCATCTCCTCCCGCATCCCCCCCAGCCGGCGCCGGCGCCCCACCAGTCGCCCCCGCCGCACCCACGCCTTTTACAGGCGGCAAACTGGTCCTGGCAACGATTGCCGTCGCGCTGGCCACGTTCATGAACGTGCTCGACTCGTCGATTGCGAACGTCGCCATTCCGACGATCTCCGGCAATCTCGGCGTGTCGGTCGACGAAGGCACCTGGGTGGTGACGGTGTTCGCCGCCGCCAACGCGGTCTCGATCCCGCTGACCGGTTGGCTGACGCAGCGCCTCGGTCAGGTGAAGCTCTTCGTCAGCTCGATCATCCTGTTCGTCATCTCGTCCTGGCTGTGCGGCCTGGCGCCCAATCTGCCGGTGTTGCTGGCAGCGCGGGTCTTGCAAGGTGCCGTTGCCGGGCCGCTGATCCCGATGTCGCAGGCGATCCTGCTGAGCTCCTATCCCAAGGAGAAGTCTTCGATGGCGCTCGCGCTATGGGGGATGACCGCCGTGGTCGGGCCGATTGCCGGCCCCTCGCTCGGCGGCTGGATCACCGACAGCTACAGCTGGTCCTGGATCTTCTATATCAATATCCCCGTCGGGATCTTTTCCGCGGGCGTCACCTGGGCGCTGTACCGGAAACGGGACACGCCCACGCGCAAGGTGCCGATCGACCTCGTTGGACTTGGCTTGCTGATAGCCTGGGTGGCATCGCTGCAAGTGATGCTCGACAAGGGCAAGGATCTCGACTGGTTCTCGTCGCCGGTGATTTGTGCGCTCGCCGTCTGTGCCGCCATCGGCTTTGCTTTCTTTGTCGTATGGGAGTTGACCGACAAGAACCCGGTGGTCGACCTGCGTCTGTTTGCCGGACGTAACTTCTTTGGCGGAACGGCCGCAGTGGGGGTGGCCTATGGCCTGTTCTTCGGCAATCTCGTGCTATTGCCGCAATGGATGCAGCAGTATCTGAATTACCGCTCGGTGGACGCCGGTCTCGTCACGGCGCCATTGGGGATATTCGCGTTGATCATGTCACCGATCATCGGCAAGATTCTGCCCAAAATGGATGCGCGAATTCTGGCGACCGCGGCATTTGCCGGTTTCGCGGTGGTCTTCTTCATGCGCTCGAACTACGTGCTCGAGATCGACACATACCATCTCGTATTACCGACGCTGCTCCAAGGCATTCCGATGGCGATGTTCTTCATCCCATTGACGGCAATCACTTTGAGCGGCCTGCCTCCGAGCAAGATTCCAGCGGCCGCGGGGCTGACGAATTTCGTGCGCGTGTTCTGCGGTGCGGTGGGTACGTCACTCGCCGGCAATGAGTGGACCAATCGCATCGCACTGCATCACGAGAGACTGACGGAACAGGCGAATATTTATAATCCGACGTTCCAGCAGTCGCTGCAGCAATCCCAACAGGTATTGCATATCAACGAGGCGCAGGCACGCGGATTGTTCGATTTCAATCTGAGCGCGCAGGCAGCGATGATGGGGCTGAACGATATTTTCTTTATATCGGCCATCATCTTCCTGCTGATCATTCCGCTGATCTGGATCACCAAGCGGAATCGTCCGGCCGGTGGCGGCGGGAGCGGCGGTGGTAGCACCGCCAGCGATGCGGCGGCAGCGGCGCACTAA